The proteins below are encoded in one region of Cucurbita pepo subsp. pepo cultivar mu-cu-16 chromosome LG10, ASM280686v2, whole genome shotgun sequence:
- the LOC111803770 gene encoding uncharacterized protein LOC111803770, whose amino-acid sequence MAISGPFSLKYNEKYLSYINDNSELHGFLQFSGDYPPSTYSLFEVEMAKTAEQLFSIRSVFNNKYWVCRLSNNEHDEHWIVAEADEPNEDQSSLTCTLFKWIFIDSDRDQVQLRHVNLNMNVSVSETYSQSLLSIFGNGLDPSAQLESDVFELFKLWDVASSKEPTIVAFKGDNGKYLQVDPIDGIAYLKFSADDNQRLTVWFECHHTDHGIYIQSKSNGLLWRHDSKVILADCSTDHLSGDYNSLFHIKRTKTKENKELVALCVGKFYCQRNNESGDMKDCLVAYASNITGEAEIRMDKHLRKLGASS is encoded by the coding sequence ATGGCAATATCTGGTCCATTCAGCCTTAAATACAACGAAAAATACTTGTCCTACATTAATGACAACTCCGAGCTACATGGCTTCCTCCAATTCTCAGGAGACTACCCGCCATCGACGTATTCCTTATTCGAAGTCGAGATGGCCAAGACAGCTGAACAACTCTTTAGTATAAGATCGGTTTTCAACAACAAGTATTGGGTTTGTCGATTAAGTAACAACGAGCACGACGAGCATTGGATCGTTGCCGAAGCCGATGAGCCAAATGAAGATCAGTCTAGTCTCACATGCACTCTATTTAAATGGATTTTTATCGATTCGGATCGTGATCAAGTACAACTCCGCCATGTCAATCTTAATATGAACGTTTCCGTATCGGAGACCTACTCTCAATcccttctttccatttttggaAATGGACTCGATCCATCGGCTCAACTTGAATCAGATGTGTTCGAATTGTTCAAATTATGGGATGTGGCTAGCTCGAAAGAACCAACAATAGTTGCGTTCAAGGGTGACAATGGAAAATACCTTCAAGTTGATCCAATTGATGGCATCGCATATCTAAAGTTCTCAGCTGATGATAATCAGCGCTTAACAGTATGGTTTGAATGCCACCACACAGACCATGGTATTTACATTCAATCAAAATCTAATGGTTTATTGTGGAGGCATGATTCTAAAGTGATTCTTGCTGATTGTTCAACCGATCATCTATCCGGTGATTACAACTCTTTATTTCACATTAAAAGgacaaaaacaaaggaaaacaaGGAATTGGTTGCCTTGTGTGTAGGTAAATTTTATTGCCAACGGAATAACGAGTCGGGCGATATGAAGGATTGCCTCGTTGCATATGCTTCTAACATTACTGGTGAAGCAGAAATACGTATGGACAAGCATTTGAGAAAGCTAGGAGCATCGAGTTAA